In one Parageobacillus genomosp. 1 genomic region, the following are encoded:
- a CDS encoding DUF6884 domain-containing protein, protein MKIALISCTKKKRSYPCAAKEMYEPSSLFTKAVAFVEKKGYDDWFILSAKYGLLAKDMVIDPYDVTLNQMKAPEIIAWSEKVFRQLKAIHPTEIDFFAGKKYRHYLIPMLESQGIRCRVPLQGMKIGEQLEFYSKALNE, encoded by the coding sequence ATGAAAATCGCGCTAATTAGTTGTACGAAAAAAAAGAGAAGTTATCCTTGTGCGGCAAAGGAAATGTATGAACCATCTTCTTTATTTACCAAAGCGGTAGCATTTGTTGAGAAAAAAGGATATGACGATTGGTTTATTCTTTCCGCCAAATATGGATTACTCGCAAAAGATATGGTCATTGATCCGTATGATGTGACGCTCAATCAAATGAAAGCGCCAGAAATAATAGCATGGTCAGAGAAAGTATTTCGACAATTAAAAGCGATCCATCCAACAGAAATCGATTTTTTCGCCGGTAAAAAATATCGGCATTATCTCATTCCAATGCTTGAAAGTCAAGGAATAAGATGCCGGGTACCGTTGCAAGGCATGAAAATCGGCGAACAACTGGAGTTTTATAGTAAAGCGCTAAATGAATAA
- a CDS encoding DUF6998 domain-containing protein, which produces MQELYELARLIEQKNRIERKITEIIRRPALIGHVGEYIAAKVFGISLVDSASNKGFDGYFTKGNLKGKTVNIKFYTKNERLLDINPNGLPDYYLVLTGDLRSAASSRGWTRPWCISYVYLFEASALLEQLKARNVKIGIATSVAGRYWEDAEIFPSSKNSLYTLTNEQKEWLELFSLQR; this is translated from the coding sequence ATGCAGGAATTATATGAATTAGCACGATTAATCGAACAAAAAAATAGAATAGAAAGAAAAATAACAGAAATAATTAGGCGCCCCGCGTTAATCGGGCATGTTGGAGAGTATATTGCTGCGAAAGTTTTCGGCATTTCGTTAGTGGATTCGGCTTCTAATAAAGGATTTGACGGATATTTTACCAAAGGGAATCTAAAAGGGAAAACGGTAAATATTAAGTTTTACACAAAAAACGAAAGATTGTTAGATATAAATCCGAATGGGTTGCCTGATTATTATTTAGTATTGACAGGAGATTTGCGTTCGGCGGCTTCCTCCCGTGGATGGACGAGACCGTGGTGTATTTCCTACGTGTATTTATTTGAGGCATCAGCGCTGTTAGAGCAACTAAAAGCGCGCAATGTCAAAATCGGGATAGCGACAAGCGTCGCCGGGCGATATTGGGAGGATGCGGAGATTTTTCCTTCTTCCAAAAATTCGTTATACACGTTAACTAATGAACAAAAAGAATGGTTAGAGTTGTTTTCATTACAAAGGTAG
- a CDS encoding carbon-nitrogen hydrolase family protein, giving the protein MTTQQSNVRVAVVQAASVIMDRKASTEKAISLTQQAAEKGANIIVFPEAFIPAYPRGLTFGTTVGSRSPEGRKDWLRYWENSVAVPSETTELLGEAARKAGAYLVIGVIERDNEFSRGTLYCSVLFFGPDGTLLGKHRKLKPTASERIIWGEGDGSTLPVFDTPYGRIGALICWENYMPLARVAMYAKGVQIYIAPTADARELWQSTIRHIAAEGRCFVLSCNQYVTKDMYPTDLACYEELASSPHEMCAGGSAIVGPLGNYIKEPVYGKEDILIADLDLRDIAYSQFDFDVVGHYSRPDVFQLLVNEEKKDSVKWIKSDISQP; this is encoded by the coding sequence ATGACCACTCAACAATCTAATGTGCGTGTAGCTGTTGTGCAAGCCGCTTCCGTGATTATGGATCGAAAAGCAAGTACAGAAAAAGCGATTTCGTTAACGCAACAAGCTGCAGAAAAAGGCGCAAATATCATCGTATTTCCAGAAGCTTTTATTCCAGCTTATCCAAGAGGGCTTACTTTTGGAACGACTGTCGGAAGTCGTTCACCAGAAGGACGAAAAGACTGGCTTCGTTACTGGGAAAACTCGGTAGCCGTACCAAGTGAAACAACAGAACTATTAGGAGAAGCAGCCCGTAAGGCGGGAGCCTATCTCGTTATCGGTGTCATTGAAAGAGATAACGAGTTTAGTAGAGGCACTCTTTACTGCAGTGTTTTATTTTTTGGACCAGACGGCACTTTGCTTGGAAAACATCGAAAGCTAAAACCTACAGCTTCTGAACGAATCATTTGGGGAGAGGGTGACGGCAGCACGTTGCCTGTTTTCGATACCCCATACGGAAGAATCGGGGCGTTGATTTGTTGGGAGAACTATATGCCATTAGCGAGAGTAGCGATGTACGCCAAAGGGGTTCAAATTTATATCGCTCCGACGGCAGATGCTAGAGAATTATGGCAGTCTACGATTCGTCATATTGCAGCGGAAGGAAGATGTTTCGTACTATCCTGCAATCAGTATGTCACGAAGGATATGTACCCGACTGATTTAGCTTGTTATGAAGAATTGGCATCATCTCCTCACGAGATGTGCGCTGGAGGAAGCGCCATTGTAGGCCCATTAGGAAACTATATTAAGGAACCTGTCTATGGCAAAGAAGACATTCTTATAGCCGATTTGGATTTGCGGGATATCGCCTATAGTCAATTTGATTTTGATGTAGTAGGGCACTACTCAAGACCTGATGTATTCCAGCTTTTAGTAAATGAAGAGAAGAAAGATAGTGTGAAATGGATAAAATCTGATATTTCGCAACCGTAA
- a CDS encoding MFS transporter: MKKSRILFASLAGSVIEWYDFYLYGTATGLVFSTLYFPTHDPAVSLLLAFVTFGVGYAARPIGSILFGHIGDRLGRKATLIYTLIGMGGSSMLIGLLPTYEQVGLLAPILLVTLRLIQGISLGGEWGGAILLATEYAPKGVRGLYGSIPQLGVPLGLVAGTFSFTLISYLTTNDQFMSWGWRIPFLLSAVLIGLAIWVRSGIGETPVFQKQKESGNLARVPIVETLRNDGKNVLRAIGLKIGDGFFNVFAMSYVLAFATVYLGYSRDTALTALTIGCATMLVTIPTVGYLSDFIGRKTIYIGGLTLLFLLSVPYFALIGKGAGWLYFMQAVMLGIIWAAVFSTQGTLFSELFPAKVRYTGLSVGYQFAAAIVGFGPTIWTSMAKSFGPSPWVFGGFMMAGLALSLVLSVFVPDATKTVNSRYDESVNIVES; the protein is encoded by the coding sequence ATGAAAAAGAGCCGCATTCTCTTTGCCAGCCTTGCTGGTTCAGTAATCGAGTGGTATGACTTCTATTTATATGGCACGGCCACCGGCTTGGTTTTTTCAACTCTTTATTTTCCAACCCATGATCCTGCCGTTTCGCTTCTTTTAGCTTTTGTCACCTTCGGAGTCGGTTATGCTGCCCGGCCGATCGGCAGTATCTTGTTCGGCCACATAGGTGATCGACTAGGGCGGAAGGCGACGCTCATATATACTCTTATTGGTATGGGAGGCAGTTCGATGCTTATCGGTCTTCTCCCTACTTATGAACAAGTCGGTCTTCTGGCCCCGATTCTATTGGTAACACTTCGGCTCATTCAGGGAATTTCCTTAGGTGGTGAGTGGGGAGGAGCCATTCTGTTGGCAACAGAATATGCTCCAAAAGGAGTTCGCGGGCTTTACGGTTCGATTCCCCAATTAGGGGTTCCGCTCGGTTTGGTTGCCGGTACCTTCAGTTTTACGCTCATCAGCTATTTAACTACCAATGACCAGTTTATGAGCTGGGGATGGCGGATTCCTTTCCTCTTAAGTGCAGTGCTTATCGGTTTGGCGATCTGGGTCCGGAGCGGTATAGGGGAAACCCCAGTCTTCCAAAAGCAGAAGGAAAGTGGAAATCTTGCGAGGGTACCGATCGTCGAAACGCTTCGCAACGACGGAAAAAACGTATTGCGTGCGATCGGACTGAAAATTGGCGACGGGTTCTTCAACGTCTTTGCCATGTCTTATGTGCTTGCCTTTGCCACTGTCTATTTGGGTTACTCCCGCGATACAGCCTTAACTGCCTTGACGATTGGCTGTGCTACGATGCTCGTTACCATCCCGACTGTTGGTTACCTTTCTGATTTTATCGGTCGGAAAACGATCTATATCGGAGGTTTGACCCTTCTGTTCCTTCTCTCGGTTCCTTATTTTGCTCTGATCGGAAAAGGGGCCGGCTGGCTGTACTTCATGCAGGCGGTCATGCTCGGAATCATCTGGGCGGCTGTTTTTTCCACACAAGGGACATTGTTCTCTGAGTTGTTTCCGGCCAAAGTCCGTTATACTGGGTTATCGGTTGGCTATCAGTTTGCCGCAGCCATTGTTGGTTTTGGACCTACGATTTGGACTTCAATGGCGAAATCATTCGGTCCATCGCCGTGGGTATTTGGTGGATTCATGATGGCTGGGCTCGCTCTCTCTTTGGTACTAAGCGTGTTTGTACCTGATGCAACAAAAACGGTCAACTCGCGTTACGATGAGAGCGTGAATATCGTTGAAAGCTGA
- a CDS encoding acyl-CoA synthetase — MAAMNLGYMLSRSAAAYSDHLAIIHGDLALTYREFNERVNRVASAFRQLGLEKGDRVAIFSPNRAEILEVLFATWKTGLVAVPMNFRLHHDEVRYILNHSEAKVLVYAGVFQDAIGRIAGDLSATRIAVCLDGLKEKGRQAFQMVLDYRELLEHGDDAEWVEPVDGDDLAWLFYTSGTTGRPKGAMLTHRILLLMTLNVCADIYPFGHDDIGLHAAPLTHGSGLYALPLIAKGGTNVILAAPSFDPETVFALIEKHQITVLPFMAPTMVKRLIESEARTKYDLRSLRCIIYGGAPMYVEDLVAGLKAFGPVFAQIYGQGECPMTITGLSREEHDLNRPERLASAGTARLGVQVRIQDDDGNELPRGTVGEIAVRSDLVMKGYWRNPEATNDTIVNGWMRTGDVGYMDEQGYLYILDRTKDMIISGGNNIYPREVEEVLLRHPAVQEACVFGVPDREWGEAVKAVVVLRQGHMATEEELIAFCRDHLASYKKPRSVDFIEELPKNAYGKVLKRELRAKYWEGNTRMV; from the coding sequence ATGGCGGCAATGAATCTCGGCTATATGTTAAGCCGTTCAGCAGCAGCCTATTCGGATCATTTAGCCATTATTCACGGTGACTTGGCGTTGACGTACCGGGAGTTTAACGAGCGCGTCAACCGGGTTGCAAGCGCGTTTCGCCAGCTTGGTTTAGAGAAAGGAGACAGGGTGGCTATCTTTTCGCCCAACCGCGCAGAGATTCTGGAGGTGCTTTTTGCGACATGGAAGACTGGCCTGGTGGCCGTACCGATGAACTTTCGCCTCCACCATGACGAGGTGCGCTACATTTTGAACCATAGCGAAGCCAAGGTTCTTGTGTATGCAGGTGTTTTTCAAGATGCGATCGGTCGCATTGCTGGGGACCTGTCCGCAACCCGTATCGCGGTATGTCTAGATGGCCTGAAAGAGAAGGGGCGGCAAGCTTTCCAAATGGTTCTCGACTATCGTGAGCTTTTGGAACACGGGGACGATGCCGAATGGGTGGAGCCGGTTGATGGGGACGATTTGGCGTGGCTCTTTTACACCTCGGGAACTACGGGGCGGCCGAAAGGGGCCATGTTGACGCACCGTATTCTATTGCTGATGACTTTGAATGTCTGTGCGGATATTTATCCCTTTGGGCACGATGACATCGGATTGCATGCAGCACCGCTCACTCATGGTTCCGGTTTGTATGCTCTTCCCCTCATCGCCAAGGGGGGCACGAATGTGATTCTGGCCGCACCAAGCTTTGATCCGGAAACGGTGTTTGCTTTGATTGAGAAACACCAGATCACCGTGCTTCCATTCATGGCACCGACCATGGTGAAGCGCCTGATTGAATCCGAAGCGCGCACCAAGTACGATTTGCGAAGCCTGCGGTGCATCATTTACGGCGGTGCCCCGATGTATGTAGAGGATCTGGTCGCAGGGTTGAAGGCATTTGGACCAGTGTTTGCACAAATTTACGGACAAGGTGAATGTCCGATGACGATTACCGGCCTCAGCCGGGAAGAGCACGATCTAAATCGTCCCGAACGCCTCGCTTCTGCCGGTACTGCCCGTTTAGGAGTTCAGGTGCGCATTCAGGATGACGACGGCAATGAGTTGCCTCGGGGGACTGTCGGCGAGATTGCCGTTCGAAGCGATCTTGTCATGAAAGGGTATTGGCGCAATCCAGAGGCAACGAACGATACGATCGTGAACGGGTGGATGCGTACAGGGGATGTCGGATACATGGACGAACAAGGTTACCTCTACATCTTAGACCGGACAAAGGACATGATTATTAGCGGCGGGAACAACATCTATCCCCGTGAGGTGGAGGAGGTATTGTTACGTCATCCGGCCGTACAAGAGGCTTGTGTTTTCGGTGTTCCGGATCGGGAATGGGGAGAAGCGGTAAAGGCGGTTGTGGTGCTGAGGCAGGGACACATGGCCACGGAAGAGGAGTTGATTGCCTTTTGCCGGGATCATCTAGCCAGTTATAAAAAGCCTCGATCGGTCGACTTCATCGAAGAACTGCCAAAGAATGCCTACGGCAAAGTACTCAAACGTGAACTCCGCGCTAAGTACTGGGAAGGGAATACGCGCATGGTATAG
- a CDS encoding sigma-54 interaction domain-containing protein, translated as MYKSPYFQHSTNEIFRLLNAIFDTSHDGIYVCDKYGRTLVFNDAFLQISGIPEDLLYKFSVFELLEMNAVPNSCAAVTIKTKKKHNTIIDYYNGKKAILTSTPIFDENNEIECVVSNVRDITELNSLQMELEKTREITTIYREALQQLQEEIQSNEMLVYRSKVMQNIVSMALRFAKNDAPILLLGESGVGKDVLAQFIHNKSGRPGSFVRINCGAIPEHLLESELFGFEKGAFTGAEKAKPGLLEIAHNGTVFLDEIGDLPYPLQVKLLNVLQEQKIRRIGGVSDREVNIRVIAATNADLQLLIEQKKFRKDLYYRLNVLPITIPPLRERMEDIPVLAIYFLNELQKKYKMKKMIEVSAMDRLMSYDWPGNIRELKNMIERVYHMTENDKITADDLPESIRTVDSVNIKGSAIYVNKLPLKEAMNQFEKYYIKEMMNQSKTLKECAEKLNVDISTLIRKKKKLGI; from the coding sequence TTGTACAAATCCCCTTACTTTCAGCATAGTACAAATGAAATTTTTAGATTGCTTAATGCAATATTTGACACATCCCATGATGGAATTTACGTTTGCGACAAATATGGCAGAACACTCGTCTTTAATGATGCTTTCCTACAAATTTCCGGGATCCCAGAAGATCTGCTATATAAGTTTAGCGTGTTTGAGCTTTTAGAAATGAATGCGGTTCCCAATTCTTGCGCCGCAGTTACCATTAAAACAAAGAAAAAACATAATACAATTATTGATTACTATAATGGCAAAAAGGCGATCCTTACCTCCACTCCGATCTTTGACGAAAATAACGAAATTGAGTGTGTTGTGTCCAATGTTAGGGATATTACGGAGTTGAATAGTCTGCAAATGGAACTGGAGAAAACACGGGAAATTACCACTATATATCGGGAAGCGCTTCAGCAGCTTCAAGAAGAAATACAATCTAACGAAATGCTGGTCTATCGGAGCAAAGTTATGCAAAATATCGTCTCTATGGCGTTAAGGTTTGCCAAGAATGATGCGCCAATTCTTTTGTTGGGAGAATCGGGTGTAGGAAAAGACGTGTTGGCGCAGTTCATTCATAACAAAAGCGGAAGACCAGGCTCATTTGTAAGAATCAATTGTGGGGCGATTCCTGAACATCTTTTAGAATCAGAACTTTTTGGTTTTGAAAAAGGGGCCTTTACAGGTGCAGAAAAAGCCAAACCGGGTTTATTGGAAATCGCTCATAATGGAACGGTTTTCCTTGATGAGATTGGGGATCTTCCTTACCCACTTCAAGTAAAACTTTTAAATGTATTGCAGGAACAAAAAATAAGGCGTATCGGTGGAGTCAGTGACCGGGAAGTGAATATCCGGGTCATCGCAGCAACTAACGCCGATTTACAATTGCTCATTGAGCAAAAAAAATTCCGTAAGGACCTGTATTATCGGCTAAACGTCCTTCCCATTACCATACCCCCTTTAAGAGAAAGAATGGAAGATATACCAGTTCTGGCAATATATTTTTTAAACGAACTGCAAAAAAAGTATAAGATGAAAAAAATGATTGAAGTATCTGCTATGGATCGTTTGATGTCATATGACTGGCCAGGTAACATTCGTGAATTAAAAAATATGATTGAGCGAGTTTATCATATGACTGAAAATGACAAAATTACAGCCGATGACCTGCCTGAATCAATACGTACAGTCGATTCAGTCAATATTAAAGGATCGGCTATATATGTCAATAAACTTCCTTTAAAAGAGGCGATGAATCAATTTGAAAAATATTACATTAAGGAAATGATGAATCAATCCAAAACTTTAAAAGAATGTGCTGAAAAACTTAACGTCGATATTTCAACACTAATTCGAAAAAAGAAGAAATTAGGTATTTAA
- a CDS encoding TIGR00366 family protein, with protein sequence MLHRIVNRFRVGLENYIPDAFVFAIILTMVTYIMGIFIAGKGPFEMIEYWYNGFWK encoded by the coding sequence ATGTTGCACCGGATTGTGAATCGGTTCAGGGTCGGCCTGGAAAATTATATCCCCGATGCTTTTGTTTTTGCCATCATTTTGACTATGGTTACTTATATCATGGGGATTTTCATCGCCGGCAAAGGCCCTTTTGAGATGATTGAGTATTGGTACAACGGTTTTTGGAAGTAA
- a CDS encoding TIGR00366 family protein → MVQRFLEVTLGDITTNLFQPFWALPALGIAGLGIRDIWGYCLFAMIIFLLIGSFCMLIFA, encoded by the coding sequence TTGGTACAACGGTTTTTGGAAGTAACATTAGGAGATATTACAACAAACTTGTTCCAGCCATTTTGGGCGCTGCCTGCGTTAGGGATTGCCGGACTCGGAATCCGCGACATCTGGGGATATTGTTTATTTGCGATGATCATTTTTCTTTTGATTGGTTCCTTCTGTATGCTCATATTTGCATGA
- a CDS encoding ATP-dependent acyl-CoA ligase, producing MMQKLKHIGQLIKHNAKTIPNDIFLQFQEEKYTYLETDRKSDQIALFLRGLGINQGDHVALMLKNSPDYIFIWFGLAKLGAVMIPLNIHIKGEGLEYILNHSDAKFLIFDSEFEQEILRVKPSLTNVKHFWKREDFIKSAANALSLEFEMPHIEKGEPMSIIYTSGTTGLPKGVILPHFSYINTGLTFKDVMMRIKKEDILYTCLPLFHCNAQQLSVMGTLLSGAKLVLSERFSASNFWKEIYECKATIFNYIGSMLTILFKQPISDYEKNNTVTRIFGGAAPKEIWEEFEKRFGLTIVEGYGLTETATVCLCNPIDQIRVGSIGKPLPHVSLRIVDENDQEVTPGVEGEIVVREEVKLTQFQGYYKMLEKTAEALKGGWFHTGDRGYQDEDGYFYFKDRIKDCIRYRGENISSYEIERIVNKHPCVKESAAIGVPSELGEEDVKVVLTLQPECDFNYEEFIRYCEQHMAYYMVPRYVEIKEHLPKTATQRVQKYALRKEGIGASWDRVANGVQLNREIGGRR from the coding sequence ATGATGCAAAAATTGAAACATATTGGTCAATTGATAAAGCATAATGCGAAAACGATTCCTAACGATATTTTTCTGCAATTTCAAGAAGAGAAATATACTTATCTGGAAACTGATCGAAAATCTGACCAAATCGCCCTTTTCTTAAGAGGATTAGGCATTAATCAGGGAGACCACGTGGCTTTAATGCTCAAGAACAGCCCGGATTATATATTTATCTGGTTTGGATTGGCCAAGTTAGGTGCTGTCATGATTCCCCTAAATATTCATATTAAGGGAGAAGGGTTGGAATATATTCTGAACCATTCGGATGCCAAATTCCTGATATTTGATTCGGAATTTGAACAAGAAATATTGAGGGTGAAACCTTCTCTTACAAATGTAAAACATTTTTGGAAGCGGGAAGACTTTATCAAATCAGCTGCGAATGCACTCTCGCTTGAATTTGAAATGCCTCACATTGAAAAGGGAGAACCGATGTCAATTATTTATACATCAGGAACGACAGGATTACCAAAGGGGGTTATTTTGCCGCATTTTTCTTATATCAACACCGGTCTTACATTTAAAGATGTAATGATGAGGATAAAGAAAGAAGATATATTATATACCTGCTTGCCTTTGTTCCACTGCAATGCACAACAATTGTCGGTTATGGGAACGCTGTTGTCGGGGGCAAAGCTGGTGTTGTCCGAAAGATTTAGCGCAAGCAATTTCTGGAAGGAAATCTACGAGTGTAAAGCAACTATATTTAATTACATTGGTTCGATGCTAACGATCCTCTTTAAGCAACCGATATCTGATTATGAAAAGAATAATACAGTAACTAGGATTTTTGGAGGAGCAGCCCCAAAGGAAATTTGGGAAGAGTTCGAGAAACGTTTTGGATTAACGATAGTGGAAGGATATGGGCTTACTGAGACGGCAACGGTCTGCCTCTGCAATCCGATAGATCAAATCCGTGTAGGCTCGATTGGAAAACCTTTACCTCATGTTTCGCTAAGGATTGTGGATGAAAATGATCAGGAGGTTACGCCTGGCGTAGAAGGAGAGATCGTGGTTCGGGAAGAAGTGAAATTGACACAATTCCAAGGTTACTATAAAATGCTCGAAAAAACGGCTGAGGCGCTTAAGGGAGGATGGTTCCATACCGGCGACCGCGGCTACCAAGATGAAGACGGATACTTTTATTTCAAAGACCGAATCAAAGACTGTATCCGCTACCGCGGAGAAAACATCTCTTCCTACGAAATCGAACGGATTGTGAATAAACACCCTTGCGTGAAAGAGTCTGCCGCCATAGGTGTTCCTTCTGAATTAGGGGAGGAAGATGTGAAGGTGGTTCTTACGCTTCAGCCTGAATGTGACTTTAATTATGAGGAGTTTATCCGTTACTGTGAACAGCACATGGCATACTACATGGTACCGAGATATGTGGAAATTAAGGAACATTTACCAAAGACCGCCACTCAGAGGGTACAAAAATACGCCTTGCGGAAAGAAGGAATTGGGGCATCTTGGGACCGGGTCGCAAATGGAGTACAGTTAAACAGAGAAATAGGAGGAAGACGATGA
- a CDS encoding acetyl-CoA C-acetyltransferase has product MTNVYLLEGARTPFGRFGGALRDLTAIDLGAISARAAIERAGVDPKDIDNVVYGNVIQSSTNAPYLARHIALKSGVQMEVPALTVNRLCGSGLQAVVTAASSIRLGESNLALVGGAENMSTSPFSHFSMRFEGQKMGTLQFTDMLQNTLTDEYCGLGMGMTAENLAQKYEINRKEQDEYALLSQQRTEKARQEGKLAEEIIPVEIISRDGKVKVISEDEHPRHDTTLESLTKLKPVFKKDGTVTAGNSSGINDGAVSLIIIGENMLPKVGIQPLCRIVSWGVAGVDPRIMGIGPVPAIQMALQRANLTLEDIDLIEVNEAFAAQYLAVEKELRLDRTKTNVNGGAIALGHPVGASGARLLLTLAYELRRRRLRYGVASLCIGGGQGIAMVIERV; this is encoded by the coding sequence ATGACCAACGTTTATCTATTGGAAGGAGCACGAACGCCTTTTGGCAGATTTGGAGGAGCTTTAAGAGATTTAACCGCAATTGATCTAGGGGCGATTTCCGCCAGAGCGGCCATCGAAAGAGCGGGAGTCGATCCGAAAGACATCGATAATGTTGTTTACGGCAACGTAATTCAATCCAGTACGAACGCGCCGTACCTAGCCCGCCATATCGCGTTGAAATCAGGAGTGCAAATGGAAGTGCCTGCTTTAACCGTGAACCGCTTGTGCGGTTCTGGTTTGCAGGCAGTGGTTACTGCCGCTTCGAGCATTCGGTTAGGAGAGTCCAACCTGGCGTTGGTTGGCGGTGCCGAGAATATGTCAACGTCTCCTTTCAGCCACTTTTCCATGCGCTTTGAGGGACAGAAAATGGGAACGCTTCAATTTACCGATATGCTTCAAAACACCTTGACCGATGAATATTGTGGCTTAGGAATGGGGATGACAGCGGAAAATCTAGCCCAGAAGTATGAAATAAACAGGAAAGAGCAAGACGAATATGCGCTTTTAAGCCAACAAAGAACGGAAAAAGCAAGACAAGAAGGAAAACTGGCTGAGGAAATCATTCCTGTCGAAATCATATCCAGGGATGGAAAGGTAAAGGTGATCAGTGAAGACGAACATCCAAGACACGATACGACTTTGGAAAGTTTAACAAAACTAAAGCCTGTCTTTAAAAAAGACGGTACGGTTACGGCGGGGAATTCCAGCGGAATCAACGATGGGGCGGTTTCGCTCATCATAATTGGGGAAAATATGCTTCCTAAGGTGGGCATTCAGCCTCTGTGCAGAATCGTCTCCTGGGGAGTTGCAGGCGTGGATCCTCGAATTATGGGGATTGGGCCTGTGCCTGCAATCCAAATGGCATTGCAGAGAGCCAATCTGACATTGGAAGATATCGACCTTATTGAAGTGAATGAAGCCTTTGCCGCTCAGTATCTTGCCGTGGAGAAGGAATTAAGGTTAGACCGGACAAAAACCAATGTGAACGGTGGTGCGATCGCTTTGGGGCATCCGGTTGGTGCGAGCGGTGCAAGGTTATTGCTAACATTGGCTTATGAACTGCGAAGAAGACGACTTCGCTATGGTGTAGCCAGCCTGTGCATTGGTGGCGGACAGGGAATAGCAATGGTCATTGAACGTGTATAA
- a CDS encoding enoyl-CoA hydratase-related protein, with product MEFLSVRQNEDIAYVTLQNPREFNALSLKLLQELDSLLQEVAEKREVKVVVIEGSTKAFCSGHSLREIENMNVHEVLKLFQTCQLLMRRIREIPQIVISKVEGVAVAAGCQLVAISDMAVASENARFGTPGINSGLFCSTPAVFLSRNIGRKKAAEMLFTGNLISAREALEIGLVNKVVPSSMLDAETEKLAKDVTKQSLNIIELGKRMFYQQLNMEDFQALNYATEVIALNSKHPDAVEGIRAFFEKRTPVWNDKLKTRI from the coding sequence ATGGAATTTTTGTCTGTTCGGCAAAACGAGGATATTGCCTATGTAACATTACAAAATCCAAGAGAGTTTAACGCTTTATCATTAAAATTGCTCCAAGAATTAGATTCTCTTCTTCAAGAGGTTGCTGAAAAAAGAGAAGTAAAGGTCGTTGTTATTGAAGGATCTACAAAAGCATTTTGTTCTGGTCATAGTTTGCGTGAAATAGAAAATATGAATGTACACGAAGTACTAAAACTCTTCCAGACTTGCCAACTCTTAATGAGAAGAATTAGAGAAATACCGCAAATTGTTATTTCAAAGGTTGAAGGAGTAGCTGTTGCAGCCGGATGTCAATTGGTAGCTATAAGTGATATGGCTGTCGCAAGTGAAAACGCTAGATTTGGTACGCCTGGTATTAACAGTGGTTTATTTTGTAGCACGCCAGCAGTATTTTTAAGCCGGAATATAGGTAGAAAAAAAGCTGCTGAAATGTTGTTTACAGGGAATTTAATTTCTGCCAGAGAAGCTTTGGAAATTGGTTTGGTAAATAAAGTAGTCCCTTCAAGCATGTTAGATGCGGAAACAGAAAAGTTAGCCAAAGATGTTACTAAACAAAGTTTAAATATTATTGAGTTAGGTAAAAGAATGTTCTATCAACAACTTAATATGGAAGATTTTCAGGCCTTAAATTATGCAACAGAAGTCATTGCTTTGAATAGCAAACATCCTGATGCCGTAGAAGGAATTCGAGCATTCTTTGAAAAAAGAACACCTGTTTGGAATGACAAATTAAAAACAAGAATTTAA